The Stigmatella aurantiaca DW4/3-1 genome contains the following window.
TGCGCGCGTACGAGTGTTTCCCGGAGATTGGCGGGCGTGTGACTCCGGGCTGAGTGAGGCTGCTGGGCGTCTCCTGGCGCGCGCCACTGGACCGAACTGGAGCTGTCCGACGCGCGCGCACCACCGGGCCGAGCTAGCTGCGGAGTGGGGGGACGCCGCAGCCCTTGCCTTGTACGAGTCGCGGGGCAACGTGCCGAAGGCGCGGCAGGCGATGCTGTCCGTTGCCAATTCTAAGCGCTCGGGGGGCCATGCGACGACCCACGGCTCAATGAGCAGCGGAGCGTCCGCGGGTTCTGCGGAGCGTTTCCCGAGGATCGGTCTTCGCGGAGTGACGCTGAAGTGGCTCCAGCGCAACAAGCCGAGTGGCTGGCGTCAGGTGGCGACTCGAAACAGCGAAGGATGGATTTGGTTGGATCTGAATGGTGTCGAACGCCTGCGATTCATGCGCCCAAATGGTAGGAGTCCATCGGCGAGCCAGTGGGGTAGGCAGAGCAATGGGTATTTTCGCTGGAAGGATGCTGCTGATAACTTCTTGGATGTTGATGGGGCGACCGTGAGTCCAGGGCACCCAGGATTTCACGAACTGACGCATATTCCGTATGAGGGGTTGTGAGATGGGTATGGAGGAGTTGGTGCTTGGAGATGGTGATTGGGAGGGGCTCAGGGAGTGCCTGTTGATTGAATATGCTCTTGATCGGGGGCGTCGTGAGTTTGTTATTGTTGGTGATTATTGGGGGGAGCGCACCTCTGGGCGGCGGTCGTTTATTCGGCTGGTGTTTGAGGGGGTTGAGGATTTCAAGAGGGAGCCAGGAGTGAGCTCTGGGGCGCGAGCATACTGGGGCGAGTATTGGCTGCGGGGGGCGCCTGGAGGGGTCGTGATTCAATCATTCGAGACTCTGTCTGAAGAGGGGAGGATGCGCGCGAGTCTCTGGTTTGGTCCGTCGTTTGGCGGGTGTTCATTCTTGTATGGAGGCGTGCGTGCGTCTGTGAGAAGTGCTCGTGTTGAGATGCGGGGAACCGATTGGGAGTACAGGGACATTGAGGATAATGAGGTGCTGGACTTCTATGCGCCCTTCGGCAAGGCGCTCATGTGAGTCCTTTCTTTTCCTCGGAGGAATTTATCTTGGGTTGGAGGAGGTTGGGTCCGGATGATCCCACCCGCTGCGTTGCCTGCCCGCCCCTCGGACGGGCGGCGAGGCCTCACTGCAAGATGCCATCCTCGAAGGCAGCCAACTGGCCCTCCAACTTCCACTGGAGCGCGGCCTTCTTGTGGGCGGTGAGGTAGCGTTCGCACGCGGCCGAGACCTGCGCCGCCCCCAGCGCGTCCTGGGCGCAGTCACTCACCGGCTTCCCGTAAGCGGTGCGGTCCGTCCAGAGGCTCTCGCCCTCGACGAAGGCGTGTTGCAGGCTGACCCGCGCCATGTACTTCAGCGTCTTGTAGTCCAGGCGCTGGTCGGTGGCGGCAGCGACGTATTCCTCGGTGATGGACCCGCGCAGAATCCCCTGATCATCCGTCGCCAGGGTGACGGGCACCTGCTGCTCCAGGTAATTGGAGAGCGGGTGCTGGGTGCCCGAGACCCCGAGCAGGACGCGGTTCGATGTGAGGCAGATCTCCACCATCACCCCAGCCTCGTGCATGTCCCGCAGGAGGTCCTCCGCCCCGTCCCCGGCCGTCTCGCGCATGATGTCCACGCTGTGGCCGATGCGCTCCGCGTGTGCCTTCTCCACGGCCTCGCGGATGTGGAAGGTCAGATGGCCCTGCGCCTCCGGCGGCAACACCTCGGGGATGAGCTCTCCCGCGTGCAAGGAGATGTGGACGGTCTTGCGGCCAGGCTGACTGTCATTGAAGTCATCCAACGTGCCCAGGGCGAACATCTCGTCAGAGTAGAAGGCGAGCGACTTCGGGTTTTCCTCTGGGGAGACCAGGTTGATGCCCACCATTTCAGGCACCACCTGCGCCAGTTCGTAGGCATACACCCACTGGCCGAACACGGAGGCCCGGTCCGCCGTGCGGTTGGCCGAGGCGATCAGCCGCACCTCCACGTCACAGCCGGGATCGGGGGTGGCGGTGCCACAGCCCATGAGCTGGCGGGCGCCACTCAAAAACCCCGCGATGCTGGCGGCCTGGGCCTCGATTGCCGGCCGGAAGGCGGGGTCATGGATGATTTGCTCGCGCTTGGCCAGCAGCGTCGCCGCATCCCACGGATCGGCCGGGGTGAAGAGGCGCATCGCGATGTTGCCCCCCGTCCCCGCACCGAACCCCTGCATCAACTCCACGTAGATTTGCCGGTTGTGGCCCGCGGTGGACAGGACGTCGGCGAAGATGTCATCGCCCCGCGCCGCGGTCTGCACGGCGCCGTATTTGCCAAACGCGTCGAAGAAGTGCTGGTGCGCATCGAGCAGCGGCCCGGAGAAGCCTTCCATCGACCAGGCGCCGAGAACCTGGGAGTAAAAAGCGCTGTCACTCATCGCGTTGGCGAGGGGGACCGTGTTGTTCGCGCAGGGATTGCTGGCCACGTACGTGGAGGTATCCACGCACGCGCCATCCTCGGCCCCCCACTGGATGAGCTTCTCGGTGGTGATGGCCCCCGAGGTATGGGAGTGCAGATCGCCTCCCTTGGGCATTTCCCGGAGGAAAGCTTCGAGCGCCGCGCTGTTGGTGCGCAGCGACTCCATGTGGCCGTCGACGCGCGTTTCGCGATCCACGGTCTCCGGCGGGGAGGGATCCTCACCGCAACTGGCAAGACAGAGAACACCCACCGCCACGGCCAACGGGAGCTTGGTCATGCCACGCATCTGATTTCCGCATCTCCAAGCAGACCAAGTGGCCCAAATGGGGCACCGTCTCCCAGATGACTTTCTTCACGGCAACCCTTGCCCTGGCAACAGAAGACCTGTCCGGAAAGGCAGGTTCTTCTTTTCGTGCAAGGGGCGAGGGGGGCTTCTCCTATATCGTTCCCCAGACACGCCCTGGCTCAGGTCAGATCGTGCAGATCCTTGCCGAGCGGAGGCGTGAGGCGGAACTCCGAGAACCGGACGCTCAGCCCGGCCCGCTCTGGCGTACAGGACATCGGTCCCACCTGATAGGACGCGGCCTCCGGGAACGGTGCGAGCCGGACCAACGGCCACGTCTTGCCATCGGCCGACACTTGCAACCGCAGCACCCCCTTGGCCACCGTCGCGCGCATCCAGAATGAGCGGGAGTCGTGTTCATAGGGCCCCGTCGCCCAATCCGACTTGCCATTCGTCAGCACGCTGCTGAGCATCGCCCGGCCATCGGACATCTCGATGCCTGCCTTGACCCAGCGCCGATGGTCGACGCGCACCATGATGCCGGCCTGGTCATACAACTGCTCATAGGCCGCCTCGACGCGAAGCTGCGCCGTGAAGCTGGCGCCTGTGCGAACCCCCAGGAAATGGCCGGAGTCGCGCGTGAAGCCATAGTGGGTCTCACGCCAGAAGTCGGTCGACTTGTCCGTCGTCACCTCGAGGACGCCATCGGCTCGCTTCCAGACCTTCGGCTCGTTCAGCCAGATTCCGTCTTCCATCGTCGTTCCCGCTCCCTTGCCAGCCGATGGCGCGGCCACGGCCTTCTCGGCGATCGCCGGCACCAGCAATGCACCCACACCCGCGCCGAGGATCGTCCTTCGTTCGAATCTCTTCGAGCCCATTCAATGCCTCCAGGTCAGACACCGCCACCCCACTCGTGGTGCGTGTTCCTATACACCAGTCGGCGAACCGGTTCCCCCAAGAGGGAGCGGAGGTGCGAGGCCGGCCTCGGCGCGCGAGCCGCCGTCTCTGGGTACAGTACGCCCCATGCGCTCTCTTCCCCCGATGGTCCTGGCCATCCTCCTGTGTGGGTGCTCCAGGGTCGGCAGCATCGCCCCCGCACCACACGATGCGCCCCCTCCGCACGTATTCGATGCATCGACTCCCTTGCAGGACCGTCACGGCCCTGCGCCCAAGGCGTTCTTCGAGAGGCTGCAACTTCGCGATGCGACCTCGCACACGCTGACGGACTCCGAGCGGCACGAGCTCGCTGCGGCGCTGAGCCACCTGACGCCGTTGCAGCGCCGCGTGCTGACCAAACATCTGCGATCGATCAGCTTCGTCGAGGGCATGCCGAACAATGCGCTCACGTATCCGGAGGAGACGGACCGTTCGGAGAAGCGCTTCCACATCACCATCCGTGCCGGCGTGCTGAACGAGACGGTGTCCGAGCTCATCACCCGAAAGGAGCGCAGCTGCGCCGATGCAGCCGGGTCGTCGCTGGAACTGTCGATCAACGCCGGCCCCATGGACGCACTGGTCTACGTCCTATTGCACGAGGCGACGCACATTGTGGACAGCAGCCTTGGGTTCACCGCGGAGGCCGGCGCGAGGTATGAGCCAGCCAGGCCGTTCACCGAGGGCATCTGGGAGGACCGCCTGCATGCCGTAGCCGCCTATCGCAGTGACATCCTGGAGACGACGTGCTGGCGCGAGCGCGGAAAGACGGTGCCCATGGACAAGACCCCATCCGTCTACGCCGCCCTCTCACAGACTCCCTTCGCATCGCTCTACGGAAGCAACAACTGGCACGACGACATCGCCGAACTGGTGGCTTGGTACACGCTGACGCAGGTGCTGCACCAGCCTTACCGGATCGAGCTGCGCGATCAGGGCAAGAGGGTCTACTCGTACGAACCGATGAATTCACCGCTTGTCAGAAGCCGCTTCGTGTCCCTTCAGCAGTTCTTCGCCGATTGACGCCAGGAAGGACTCGTAGACCACCGAGTCGTTTGAAATTTGAGTCGGCCCCGATTGGGTGGCTCTCTCGCACTGTGTGTGGTTGCCCGCCAGGAGCCTCCGCTTCGCCCCTACCGACGGGATAAGGCGCGAACCTGTCCGACAAGCAGACAGGTTCCGCGAGGCTGCGACTTGCACGACGCCCTCTGAGCCGCCCCATTAGTTCGTCGGCTCAAACACCCACTGAGCGCTGAACCAGGCGGTTTGGCCCAGTCCCGCCTGCACCTAACGGAGTTCGTTCTCGATGTGCATGAGGTGGGGATTGTTGGACTACCGGGACTTGATGTTGACATAGGCGGATTCCCCGGTCGGGGGAGTGACCATTGCATCGAATGCCAAGCGGAGTTGAGCGGACCATACTGGACCGCGCCGATGACGTTCTCGATGTGCAGGTAGTCGTTCGTCCAGAGGTTCTTGATCCGCTTGTACCCGCCGCCCACGTCTTCCAGGACCCACGGTTCTTGATGCGGTCATAGGGCGTGGTGGTTCAGAGAGGGGAGGTCATCCGTTATAGGTGTACAGGTTGTCTTCCCAGCCGAGGCTGCCCGACGAGTATGGAGTTCTTCATGCCCCCGCCGGTCCGCAGGAACTGGGCCTTGATCCAGGAATAGATGTCCTGAGCAATCTGAAGGTAGGTCCGGTCGGTATTGGTCAGGTTGTTGTGGACGGTCGCGGTCGGATAGGACTTGGCCAGCTGGGCCGCGACGATGGCGTAGCCGTTCGTGGGGACGTCTTTCTGGTTCCGGACCCCCCGTTCGCGCCACATTCCGCCGTCCCAGGTGTTGTCGACGTTGTTGGTGTAGAAGCAGTCGAAGTGCCACTTGGCTTGGTCGAGCATGTGCTGGTCACCCCGGTCGTAGGTCTCGGTGATCTTGTCCTTGCTCAGTCCCGTGAGTTGGTTCGTCCTCGTCCTGTCGGTCCGCGGTGCCACAGATAGACGATGGGCGGCCTACGCTTGGTACGTGGCGCGTCCTGTCGCTGCGCAGGCCAGAATGGCGGGAAATGTCTCCTGCAGTGCGGCTTGTGTGGCTCGCCTCCGTCCGCGTCGCCCCCTGACCGGATAGAATTCATCGCCCTGAGTAGGCGTTCCGTTCAGAGTCCTTGAGAGGAGGAGTGTCCGCATGCCCATTTTTCTTCCGGTGGCCTTGGGTGGGCTGGCGCTCACAGCGCTGGGGCTCGGGGTGAAGCGGGTCCTGGACGAGGTCTCCGCTCGCTCCCCCTACGCCGAGGGCTCCGCGGCGGCGGAGGCGATGGCGCGACACCGGGAGCGCGTGGCGGCGCTGCGGGCCGTCCGGCAGCGAGTGAAGGAGCGGATGCACGCCTATGGCGAGCGCCAGGAGAGCACGCGGCGGGAGACCGTGGAGCCCTTCCTCACGCTGCTGGCGAGGCTGGAGCGCTGGGGACAGGCGAGCGCGGCGGAGGTGTTGACAGGCTCCGGCCGGGAAGCCTTGGACGCACTGCCCCGGGGGCCCGTGCTCCGGGGCTCGCGCCAGGCCTGGGCGCTCCTGGGCGTGAGCGGTGAGGAGCCGCCACCGGCCTGGGAGCCCTTGCTCGAGTGGCTGGACCGAGGACTCCTGACGGAGGAGGTGCCGGTGGAGGTGGCGGGCGTGTCCCTCTACCCGGCGGCGGCCTGCCGCCCCGAGCCCGGCCATGAGGCCGAGGCGGTGAGCGCGTTCACGAAGGCGGGGGACGCGCTGCGCCGGGCCGAGTCCTTCCTGGAGGACGTGCACACCCGGTTGGAGGCCCTCGACCAACAGGTGGGAATGCTCCAGGGCCGGGCCTCGGTCCAACTCGCCTATCTGGATCCCGCCAGCTTCGAAGCGGAGCGCCCGGAGCCACGCGAGCGCTTGCTGCGGCTGGGGGCCCTCATGGGCGAACTGGCCGAGGCGTTGCGGCAGCCCGTGCTCCTACGGGACGGAGGGCTTGCTCCCCTGCCCACTCCCCTGTCCCAGTAAGCAGGCGCAAGGGGGGCAAGCAGTCAGACGGCCTCTTCACCCCTGTCACGCGGTGACGACGTGCGCACATTTCCTCCAGACACAGAGCGGAACGCTGCTCCTTCCAGGAGGAACACCATGGGTGAGTGGAACGACAAGGTGAAGGGCAAGATCAAAGAGACGGCGGGCGTGGCGACCGGTGACCGGAAGCTGGAGGCCGAAGGCAAGGCCGACACCTTCAAGGGCAACGTGAAGGGGAAGATCGAGGACGCCAAGCGCGCCATCAAGGACGCGGTGGATCCGGATCGCCGTTCGGATCAACCCAAGCCGTAGCGGGCCATCCCGCGGGAGGCTTGAAGGGAGAGGCCGCGAGGAACCCTGTTCCTCCCGGCCCTTCGTCGTTCAACGCTCGCGGTGACAGGCCACCTCGAGAAACGTGGTGGACTTGCCACTGACGAGCACCCAGAGGCAGCGCACCAGACAGCTGGCGCCGAACTCCCGGTAGATCAGCCCCAGGTTGGAGACCACCTCTCGCCCTGTGATGACTCCGCGCATGACCCCGCCCCCATCGATCCCAGGCTGGCTTCTCCGCCCAACTGGGAAGTGATGACACGTCCTTGCAAAGGTCTGGCCGACCGGCTGCACGGTCCTGTGCGGCACTCAACGGTTCAAGGAATCGATTCCCCGTGAACGTTGGCAGGCCGGTCGGGGGGCAGGTGGGATGTCAAGCCGTCATCCCTGTATTTTTTATCGGCTGGTTTGGGAATGCGCGGGCGGATTCGCCGGGCGCGGGGCCCTGGGTCTGAACAGGCAGGGGCGGCGCTCCAAGGTTAGTAAGAGCGCATCGTGCGTCCCCCTGTTTCTGAGTCCTCGTCGCTTCCGCTCAAGGCCCGCCTGAAGAACGTGGGCAGTCTCTTCAAACAATTACCGGGTACCTTTCATCTCTTCTGGCGGGCCAGTCCAGGGCTGGCGGTGCTGCTGGGGGGGCTGACGCTGGTGGGGGCGGTGCTGCCGGCGGCCATCGCCTACGTGGGCAAGCTCATCGTGGATGGGGTGGTGGCGGCGCAGAAGGGCGGTGAGGGGCTTCAGCCGCAGGTGCTCAAGTGGGTGGGGGTGGAGTTCGGGCTGATGCTGGGCTCGACGCTGGTGGACCGGAGCCTGGCGCTCACGCGCGAACTGCTGCGGGCCAACCTGGGCAACTTGCTCAACGAGCGCATCCTCCAGAAGGCGCTGCAACTGGAGCTGCGGCACTTCGAGGACTCGGACACCTACGACAAGATGCAGAACGCGCGGCGCGAGGCGAACAGCCGGCCGCTGTCCTTGGTGATGCAGGCGTTCTCCATCGCGCGCAACACGGTGACGCTGTCCACGTATGCGGTGCTGCTGGTGTCGCTGTCACCGTGGAGCGTGGGGGTGCTGGTGCTGGCGTCCATTCCGGCCTTCATCGCCGAGGCGCGGCTGGCGGCGGCGGGGTTCCGGCTGTACTCGTGGCGGGCGCCGGAGGGGCGCAAGCTCAACTACCTGGAGTGGGTCCTCACGCGGGACAACCACGTGAAGGAGGTGAAGCTGTTCGGGCTGGGGCCGCTGGTGCTGGGGCGCTACCGGACGCTGTTCCAGAAGTTCTTCCAGGAGGACCGGGCGCTGGCGCTGCGGCGGATGGGGTGGGGGGTGGGGCTGGGGGTGTTGTCGCTGGGCGCGTTCTACGGCTGTTATGCCTTCGTGGCGGGGCGGGCGGCGAGCGGGGGCATCACCGTGGGGGACATGGTGCTCTACCTCTCGGTGTTCCGGCAGGGGCAGGCGGCGTTCCAGGGCATCCTCACGAGCATCGGCTCCATGTATGAGGACGCGCTCTTCATGAGCAACCTGTTCGCGTACCTGGACATCCCCACGGGGGCGGAGGTGCCGCGGGTGCTGCCGGCGAAGTCCCCGCC
Protein-coding sequences here:
- a CDS encoding DUF1349 domain-containing protein; protein product: MGSKRFERRTILGAGVGALLVPAIAEKAVAAPSAGKGAGTTMEDGIWLNEPKVWKRADGVLEVTTDKSTDFWRETHYGFTRDSGHFLGVRTGASFTAQLRVEAAYEQLYDQAGIMVRVDHRRWVKAGIEMSDGRAMLSSVLTNGKSDWATGPYEHDSRSFWMRATVAKGVLRLQVSADGKTWPLVRLAPFPEAASYQVGPMSCTPERAGLSVRFSEFRLTPPLGKDLHDLT
- a CDS encoding CsbD family protein — protein: MGEWNDKVKGKIKETAGVATGDRKLEAEGKADTFKGNVKGKIEDAKRAIKDAVDPDRRSDQPKP
- a CDS encoding ABC transporter ATP-binding protein — translated: MRPPVSESSSLPLKARLKNVGSLFKQLPGTFHLFWRASPGLAVLLGGLTLVGAVLPAAIAYVGKLIVDGVVAAQKGGEGLQPQVLKWVGVEFGLMLGSTLVDRSLALTRELLRANLGNLLNERILQKALQLELRHFEDSDTYDKMQNARREANSRPLSLVMQAFSIARNTVTLSTYAVLLVSLSPWSVGVLVLASIPAFIAEARLAAAGFRLYSWRAPEGRKLNYLEWVLTRDNHVKEVKLFGLGPLVLGRYRTLFQKFFQEDRALALRRMGWGVGLGVLSLGAFYGCYAFVAGRAASGGITVGDMVLYLSVFRQGQAAFQGILTSIGSMYEDALFMSNLFAYLDIPTGAEVPRVLPAKSPPRGRANAIELKDVSFRYPGKEAWALRGVNLTLRPGQKLALVGENGAGKSTLVKLLLRLYEPTEGRILYGGVDIRDMEVEDLRSRFGAVFQDFVRYQFNVAENIGLGHVQALEDRGRIARAADLGGASPVISALPQQYDTMLGGWFEKGQELSAGQWQKLAVARAFMREDAEVLILDEPTASIDAEAEHALFERFQALAADRIAIVISHRFSTVRMADQIAVLHNGQVEELGSHDALMAKDGRYAHLFHLQARGYRD
- a CDS encoding adenosine deaminase; translated protein: MTKLPLAVAVGVLCLASCGEDPSPPETVDRETRVDGHMESLRTNSAALEAFLREMPKGGDLHSHTSGAITTEKLIQWGAEDGACVDTSTYVASNPCANNTVPLANAMSDSAFYSQVLGAWSMEGFSGPLLDAHQHFFDAFGKYGAVQTAARGDDIFADVLSTAGHNRQIYVELMQGFGAGTGGNIAMRLFTPADPWDAATLLAKREQIIHDPAFRPAIEAQAASIAGFLSGARQLMGCGTATPDPGCDVEVRLIASANRTADRASVFGQWVYAYELAQVVPEMVGINLVSPEENPKSLAFYSDEMFALGTLDDFNDSQPGRKTVHISLHAGELIPEVLPPEAQGHLTFHIREAVEKAHAERIGHSVDIMRETAGDGAEDLLRDMHEAGVMVEICLTSNRVLLGVSGTQHPLSNYLEQQVPVTLATDDQGILRGSITEEYVAAATDQRLDYKTLKYMARVSLQHAFVEGESLWTDRTAYGKPVSDCAQDALGAAQVSAACERYLTAHKKAALQWKLEGQLAAFEDGILQ